The Bombus huntii isolate Logan2020A chromosome 11, iyBomHunt1.1, whole genome shotgun sequence genome includes a window with the following:
- the LOC126871176 gene encoding NADH dehydrogenase [ubiquinone] 1 beta subcomplex subunit 7, translated as MGNTFQKMVSSDPFPPSDSEPTFDPMYGFPKERKERVMPISEEDLIAAKIPLEYRDYCADVFLEYKRCFLEKFPFVVLCADTAHNYKECEYNDDILRAKEYERERRLLVRERRKQRAMEAVTA; from the exons ATGGGCAATACATTTCAAAAAATGGTTAGTAGCGATCCATTTCCACCATCAGATTCGGAGCCGACATTTGATCCGATGTACGGATTTCCTAAGGAGCGCAAAGAAAGGG TTATGCCCATATCAGAAGAAGATTTGATAGCTGCCAAGATTCCTTTAGAATATAGAGATTATTGTGCTGATGTTTTTTTGGAATATAAACGTTGCTTTCTAGAAAAGTTTCCTTTTGTAGTACTTTGTGCTGACACAGCTCACAATTATAAGGAATGTGAATATAATGA CGACATTTTAAGGGCCAAAGAATATGAAAGAGAACGTAGACTTCTGGTCAGAGAACGCAGGAAACAGAGGGCTATGGAAGCAGTGACAGCTTAG
- the LOC126871489 gene encoding elongation of very long chain fatty acids protein AAEL008004-like — translation MAQLVRAIYDGYRDLMDNKSDPRVNNWPMMSSPFPTIFICLFYAYFVKVLGPKLMENRKPFNLRKVMLFYNLFQVILSTWLFYESLVSGWGGHYSFRCQPVDYSDNPLAIRMAHGCWWYYFSKFTEFFDTILFVLRKKNNHISILHVIHHGCMPISVWFGVKFTPGGHGSFFGMLNTFVHIVMYSYYFLAALGPKIQPYLWWKKYLTVLQMVQFILVVLHAFQLLFIDCNYPKVFVWWIGLHGVMFYFLFRNFYNQSYGKRKSPNALTKKETESQNEKKQQNDENGKIYANEYKMATGYISDSGLRNRVFIDNRGFQK, via the exons ATGGCACAACTCGTAAGAGCGATATACGATGGCTACCGAGACCTAATGGACAACAAGAGCGACCCAAGGGTCAATAATTGGCCTATGATGAGCAGTCCATTCCCGACCATTTTCATCTGCCTATTTTACGCCTACTTTGTCAAGGTCCTAGGTCCTAAGCTCATGGAAAATCGCAAACCTTTCAATCTCAGGAAGGTCATGCTATTCTATAATCTCTTCCAAGTGATATTATCCACGTGGTTGTTTTACGAG TCCTTAGTATCTGGATGGGGAGGTCACTATTCGTTCCGTTGTCAACCAGTAGACTATTCGGACAACCCGCTGGCAATACGAATGGCACATGGCTGCTGGTGGTACTACTTCTCAAAATTCACCGAATTCTTTGACACTATATTGTTTGTATtgagaaaaaagaacaatCATATTTCAATATTGCACGTGATCCATCATGGGTGCATGCCAATATCGGTTTGGTTTGGTGTCAAATTCACTCCTG GCGGTCATGGCTCGTTCTTTGGCATGCTGAACACATTTGTGCATATTGTGATGTACTCATACTACTTTTTGGCTGCTCTCGGACCGAAGATTCAGCCGTATCTCTGGTGGAAGAAGTACCTGACTGTGCTACAGATGGTCCAATTCATCCTAGTGGTACTCCACGCTTTCCAACTTCTCTTTATCGACTGCAACTATCCGAAGGTGTTTGTTTGGTGGATCGGGCTGCATGGCGTGATGTTTTACTTCCTGTTCCGCAACTTCTACAACCAGTCATACGGGAAGAGGAAATCGCCCAACGCGTTAACGAAGAAGGAAACGGAGAGCCAGAACGAGAAGAAACAGCAGAACGACGAGAACGGTAAAATATACGCGAACGAATACAAAATGGCAACCGGTTACATCTCGGACAGTGGCCTCAGAAACCGCGTGTTTATCGACAACCGCGGTTTCCAAAAATAA
- the LOC126871175 gene encoding probable U2 small nuclear ribonucleoprotein A', translating into MVKLTPDLIQQSMQYINPVKDRELDLRGYKIPTIENLGATLDQFDTIDFSDNDIRKLDGFPLLKRIKTLFFNNNRIVRIGEGLEHCIPNLETLMLTGNMIQELGDLEPLTQLKNLTNLCLLQNPVSAKPQYRQYVVYRFPQLRLLDFRKIKMKEREAAVTYFRSKRGKEMVREIAKKVKTQTSGIPTDKPLTTPEERNKIREAITNTSSLEEVQRLSKLLQAGHVPSEERLQTGNTIPEAMEEEDD; encoded by the exons ATGGTTAAGTTAACACCAGATTTAATTCAACAATCCATGCAATATATTAATCCTGTGAAGGATCGAGAATTAGATCTCAGAG GATATAAAATACCTACAATCGAAAACTTGGGCGCAACTCTG gatCAATTTGATACCATTGACTTTTCTGATAATGATATAAGGAAATTAGATGGGTTTCCTCtgttaaaaagaataaaaactctctttttcaataataatcgtattgTCAGAATAGGAGAAGGATTGGAACATTGTATTCCAAATTTGGAAACTCTTATGTTAACTGGAAATATGATACAAGAACTTGGTGATTTGGAACCACTAACGcagttaaaaaatttaacaaacCTCTGTTTACTTCAAAATCCAGTGTCTGCGAAGCCTCAGTATAGACAATACGTTGTATACAGATTCCCACAGTTGAGACTTTTGGACTTCAGGAAAATTAAGATGAAAGAGCGTGAAGCTGCAGTTACATACTTTAGGagtaaaagaggaaaagaaatgGTTCGTGAAATAGCAAAGAAAGTAAAAACACAAACATCTGGCATACCTACGGACAAGCCACTCACAACTCCAGAAGAACGTAACAAAATTAGGGAAGCTATTACAAATACTTCTTCCCTTGAAGAAGTCCAGCGCCTTAGCAAATTGCTTCAAGCTGGACATGTGCCTAGTGAAGAAAGATTACAAACTG GAAATACGATACCTGAAGCAATGGAAGAAGAAGATGATTAA